A window of the Pseudoliparis swirei isolate HS2019 ecotype Mariana Trench chromosome 13, NWPU_hadal_v1, whole genome shotgun sequence genome harbors these coding sequences:
- the LOC130204162 gene encoding endoplasmic reticulum protein SC65-like, producing the protein MVALWTLLCLNYVYMTAAQNDNDNLKNVPTEELMPLTTAYGLALDHYAAERWTESIEYLELSLRLRRLLKDSVMYCVLHCNRTNHEEPSTENQDLQVDWRVMMRASCQKKCRGHLPALQLPPPGREILEDFSRRSPYRYLHFAYSRLNDLQRAVPCAYTYLQKNPGDQEMHQLMEEYKSQYDLSGYLTDHEEQPYEVSFLRGVKLINSGDYSSSIDHTEAALRLYLHEYDLCQADCEGLHQLSPHTDFYTAIADIYVGALHCKVKCEENLRPNVGGYFVDKFVPTIYHYLQYAYYKLNDGRSASPCAYSYFLFEPEDQVMKQNLQYYRAYSEQWGLQPGHFTPRMEAVRHYNHTVTLKQMLTSAEKYFKLIDEEATPLSSESPDAEFEGMGDYEESIYADWRQPKGKGDAGESNV; encoded by the exons ATGGTTGCGTTGTGGACGTTGCTATGTTTGAACTATGTGTATATGACAGCCGCGCAGAATGATAACGacaatttgaaaaatgtcccCACAGAGGAGCTCATGCCGCTTACAACTGCGTATGGATTGGCTCTGGACCATTACGCAGCAGAGAGGTGGACTGAATCCATCGAATATTTGGAATTGAGTTTGCGTTTGCGTCGGCTTCTTAAAGACAGTGTGATGTACTGCGTGCTGCACTGTAACAGAACCAACCATGAAGAACCGTCGACGGAAAACCAGGACCTCCAAGTCGACTGGCGCGTGATGATGAGAGCGTCCTGCCAGAAGAAGTGCAGAGGGCATCTCCCCGCGTTGCAGCTCCCTCCTCCCGGCAGAGAGATCCTGGAAGATTTCAGCAGAAGGTCGCCCTACCGATACCTGCACTTCGCTTACTCCAGG TTGAATGACCTGCAGAGGGCCGTCCCGTGTGCCTACACCTACCTCCAGAAGAACCCCGGGGACCAGGAGATGCACCAGCTGATGGAGGAGTATAAGAGCCAGTACGACCTGAGTGGCTACCTCACCGACCACGAAGAACAACCCTACGAG GTCTCGTTTCTGAGAGGAGTGAAACTCATCAATTCAGGGGACTACAGCAGCAGTATTGACCACACGGAGGCCGCTCTGAGACTCTACCTCCACGAGTATGACCTCTGTCAGGCAGACTGTGAAGGGCTCCATCAACTTTCACCACACACCGACTTCTACACAGCCATCGCAG ATATTTATGTTGGCGCATTACACTGTAAGGTGAAGTGTGAAGAGAACTTGAGGCCTAACGTCGGTGGTTATTTCGTGGACAAGTTTGTGCCCACGATATACCACTACCTCCAGTATGCCTATTATAAGT TGAACGACGGCCGCAGTGCGTCGCCCTGTGCTTAcagctacttcctgtttgaaccAGAGGACCAGGTCATGAAGCAGAACCTGCAGTATTATAGAGCCTACAGCGAGCAGTGGGGCCTTCAGCCCGGCCACTTCACACCCAGGATG GAGGCTGTAAGGCActacaaccacacggtcactcTAAAGCAGATGCTGACATCTGCAGAGAAGTACTTCAAGTTGATCGACGAG GAAGCGACAcctttatcctcagagtctcCCGATGCCGAGTTTGAAGGGATGGGAGACTACGAGGAGTCCATCTACGCTGACTGGAGACAGCCAAAGGGCAAAGGAGACGCGGGGGAGTCAAACGTCTGA
- the fkbp10b gene encoding peptidyl-prolyl cis-trans isomerase FKBP10, protein MFACCVVFFLFAARSAVECNPSPGLADVVVDRHFIPQICAREAKEGDYVRYHYNATFVDGKTFDSSHTKGDPKVGLLGEGRLIAGIDKGMQDMCVNERRTITVPPHLAYGSAGAGEVIPPDATLVFTIHLLDVWNKADLVATKSISTPEDCKRSVMRTDFVRYHFNGSLYDGTVFDSSYTKKQTHDSLVGEGWLIKGMDEGLMGMCVGEVRHIVIPPFKAYGEKGSGTDIPAQATVVFDVLLVDIHNAKDNLTVENQVLPEPCARRSVSGDYVRYHYNGTFLNGDTFDTSYQRNSTYNTYIGMGYVITGMDQALIGVCIGEKRRVIIPPHLAYGEEGAGGVIPPNAALVFDIHIIDFHNPNDTVTIQITHKPEACKETTAENDLVRYHYNCTLVDGTKLFSSHDYESLQDAVLGSDKVIDGLDAGLRDMCVGEKRVITVPPHLGHGEKGATGVPGSAVLVFDIELVSFEKGVPPGYLFVWLEESPSDLFDALDVNKNAVVPQEEFGEFIKLQVAEGKGRIKPGMIMEQVIIDMFNNQDRNEDGVITADELKLKVDEDKERERHEEL, encoded by the exons ATGTTTGCCTGCTGCGTTGTATTTTTTCTCTTTGCTGCGCGGTCTGCCGTGGAGTGTAATCCAAGTCCTGGGTTAGCAGATGTAGTCGTGGACAGACACTTCATCCCCCAAATCTGTGCACGAGAGGCGAAAGAGGGCGACTACGTCCGCTATCACTACAACGCCACTTTCGTCGACGGGAAAACATTTGATTCGAG CCACACGAAAGGGGACCCGAAGGTGGGCCTGCTCGGGGAGGGCCGGCTCATCGCGGGCATCGACAAAGGTATGCAGGACATGTGCGTGAACGAGCGCAGAACGATCACCGTGCCGCCTCACCTGGCCTACGGAAGCGCTGGAGCAG GTGAAGTGATTCCTCCAGATGCCACCCTGGTGTTTACCATCCATCTGTTGGATGTGTGGAACAAAGCCGACCTGGTTGCCACCAAATCCATCAGCACTCCCGAAGACTGCAAGCGCTCCGTGATGCGCACGGACTTCGTGCGCTACCATTTCAACGGCAGTCTGTACGACGGCACCGTCTTCGATTCCAG CTACACCAAGAAGCAGACCCACGACTCCCTAGTGGGTGAGGGTTGGCTGATTAAGGGCATGGATGAAGGCCTGATGggcatgtgtgtgggagaggtcAGACATATTGTCATCCCGCCCTTCAAAGCCTACGGAGAAAAAGGATCAG GTACAGATATCCCCGCCCAGGCGACCGTGGTGTTCGACGTCCTGTTGGTGGACATTCATAACGCAAAGGATAATCTCACGGTCGAGAACCAGGTGTTGCCGGAGCCGTGCGCACGCAGATCTGTGTCTGGGGATTATGTCCGGTACCACTACAACGGCACCTTCCTGAACGGAGACACCTTCGACACCAG CTACCAGAGGAACAGCACCTACAACACGTACATCGGGATGGGGTATGTGATCACAGGCATGGACCAGGCCCTCATCGGAGTCTGCATTGGAGAGAAGCGGAGGGTCATCATCCCTCCACACCTGGCGTatggagaggaaggagcag GCGGCGTCATCCCCCCTAATGCTGCGCTGGTGTTCGACATTCACATCATCGACTTCCACAACCCCAACGACACGGTGACCATCCAGATCACACACAAACCCGAGGCGTGTAAAGAGACGACCGCGGAGAACGACCTCGTGCGCTACCACTACAACTGCACCCTGGTGGACGGCACCAAGCTCTTTTCCTC GCACGACTACGAGAGCCTTCAGGATGCCGTGCTGGGGTCGGACAAGGTGATCGACGGGCTGGACGCAGGCTTGCGCGACATGTGCgtgggagagaagagagtgatCACGGTGCCACCTCACCTTGGCCATGGAGAAAAAGGGG CCACGGGGGTGCCCGGCAGTGCTGTGCTGGTCTTTGACATTGAACTGGTGAGCTTTGAGAAGGGAGTGCCACCTGGTTACCTGTTTGTGTGGCTGGAGGAGAGCCCCTCCGACCTGTTTGACGCTCTGGATGTCAACAAGAACGCCGTGGTTCCCCAGGAGGAG TTTGGGGAGTTCATCAAGCTGCAGGTGGCGGAGGGCAAAGGTCGCATTAAGCCAGGAATGATCATGGAGCAGGTCATTATCGACATGTTCAACAACCAGGACCGAAACGAAGATGGAGTGATCACGGCCGATGAACTCAAACTGAAGGTAGACGAggataaagaaagagagaggcacGAGGAGTTGTga